The nucleotide sequence GGCGCAAGGTGGTGGAAATCCTTGTCGCCTGGGTCAGCACGGTCCCCTGCGGAGCCCTCCTCGCAGCGATTGCTTACATGATCATCTCTCGCGTCTAGGCGAGCGGTGGGCAGACGTGCTTTTATTTGTCTTTCGGCAGCGGCGTGTCGGTATGTTGTTATGCAGCTTTAAATCTATGTCCTTTTTTCTGCTTTCTTCTCGCAATAGAATGGCGTTCCGTGGCCACTTCAATTTCACCTGGCAGGAAGAATGCAATGTCAGTCATCAATGCATGGGTCGGTAAGTCAGCGGGGCAGAAGTTCGTTCGCGAACAGATCGATCTCGGCCCACTCGGGGCCGAAGAGGTTGAAGTTCAAGTCGAAAACTGTGGAATCTGTCATTCTGACCTCTCAGTTTTGAATGATGAATGGGGGATGTCGCGATATCCAGCGATCCTGGGACACGAAGTCATCGGTCGTGTCGTTGAGATCGGTTCGGCGGCCAAAGGACTGAAAGTGGGGCAGCACGTTGGTGTCGGCTGGAATGCCGGAAGCTGTCAGCATTGCCGATCATGCAAGTCGGGTTCACATCATCTTTGTGCACAAGCTCAGCCAACGATCATCGGCCACTATGGCGGTTTTGCGAGTCGTGTCCGGTCGCACTGGTCTTGGGCAATTCCCTTGCCGGAAGGGCTCGATTCAAAAGAAGCGGGCCCGTTGCTTTGCGGTGGTATCACAGTCTTCAATCCCTTGGCGATGTATGCCAAGCCCACTTCTCGTGTCGGCGTGGTTGGCATTGGCGGGCTGGGGCATCTGGGGCTGAAGTTTGCCAAGGCGTATGGTTGCCACGTGACGGCTTTCACATCCAATGAAAGCAAGTTCGACGAGGCCCGCGGATTCGGTGCCCACCAGGTGGTCTCCAGTCGCGACGCCGCTGGCATCCAGAAATTGGCCGGAACGCTCGATCTGCTGATCATCACGACCAACGTTCCTCTGGACTGGGACAGCCTTATCGGAACACTTGGCCCGAATGGACGGATGCATTTCGTGGGCGCCATCCAGCAACCGGTTCCTGTCTCGGCCATCCGCTTGATCTTCGGACAGCAGCAGGTTTCTGGCTCCCCGACAGGTTCGCCTGTGGCGATCGAGAATATGCTCGAGTTTGCGGCTCGCCATAGTATCACTCCGCAGACAGAACATTTCCCGATGGCCCAGATCAATGAAGCGTTCGACAGACTGAAAGCCGGTAAGGCGCGGTATCGCATCGTGCTGGACGCCGATTTCTGATGAATCGCTTTTTTGACCAAGATCGGGTTCCTTCGCAGTGTTGCTTCGACGGAATCGTATTTTGACAGCCCTGCGAATTCGGGTAGTGTGCTTCCGGTCAGCGCTCACACGAAGGCTCTGCAGCTTCGGAACTTGCCTAGACGTTCGAGATGCCGTTTCCCGGTTGTACCGCGCTCGTACAACCGCATCTGGCAATGGATCACACGGAAAATCGGCGTCTGCTGCGGGCTTTGTTCATCTGCTCATCCGATTGGAGCGAACCCATTCGATGACAGTTGCATCGTGGACAGCCTGGATAGAAGTCCCCCCCGCCGGTATTTCATTCAGACTCCAGTTTTACCCTGGACCGTAAGTGGCGAATCACCGGCTGACGGCGCGGTGAGGATTTGCGCATTCCCTTGTTTTCGATAGAATTGGGTCTCTCTCATTAGTTGGATTGTCAATCGATCGAAGGCTCATGAAGTGGGCCTGCGGCACTGCGAGAACACTCGAATGAACCGACCCAGGCATACCCGGAACCGCTGTCGTTTGCCTGCCGACTTTCGTTTGGCCCGCCCTGCATTGGTCGTCGGAATCCTCATCTTGACGCTCCGTGGTGCTGTCCTCTTGGGCGCAGATGCAGAGTCCGAACAAGTTGATTTCGTCCGCGATATCCAGCCAATCCTTGCTTCACGATGTGTTGATTGTCACGGCGAAAAGTCCTCTAAGAGCGGTCTTCGCCTGGATGTAAAATCGACTGCGCTGGCAGGAGGAGATTCCGGAACGGTCATCGTTCCAGGTGAGAGTTCCCGCAGCCAGTTGCTCGAGCGAATCCGCAGCACGGAGGCCGACCGGATGCCTCCGGAAGGTGACCCGCTTTCTCCGGCGGAAATTGAACTGATCCAGCGCTGGATCGATCAGGGAGCAGCCTGGCCGGACGGCGTGGACAAGGCAAAACTGGCTGACAAGTACGACTGGTGGTCGCTGAAGCCGCTCGTCCGTCCCGGGATTCCGTCCGCTGGCCAGCAGGCCCGTTTCAGTTCGCCGATTGATGCGTTCATCGTCGCCCGTCTGCAGCAGATAGGGCTGCAGCTTTCGCCGGAAGCAGATCGCCGCACACTGGCGCGACGCCTTTATTTTGATTTGACTGGGTTGCCTCCTGACCCCGACGAAGTGGATGCATTCGTTGCTGACACCGATCCGAACGCCTACGAAAATCTGGTGGACCGGTTGCTGGCATCTCCGCACTACGGCGAACGCTGGGCCCGGCACTGGCTGGATGTCGTGCACTACGGGGATACCCATGGCTACGACAAAGATAAACCCCGTCCCAATGCATGGCCTTATCGCGACTACGTCATTCGTGCATTCAATACGGATAAGCCGTATGCCCAGTTCATTCATGAGCAGCTGGCTGGCGATATCCTGGCCCCGTTTGATGCCGATGCTGTGACAGCCACCGGTTTCATCGCCGCTGGACCGTGGGACTTCATCGGCCACGCCGAAGTCCCGGAAAGCAAAACCGACGGCATGATCGCGCGAATGCTCGATCGCGATGATATGGTCTCGAACGCGTGCAATACATTTCTCAGCCTGACAGTGCAGTGTGCCCGCTGTCATAACCACAAATTCGACCCTGTCGTGCAGGAAGACTACTATCGCCTGCAGGCGATTTTCGCGGCCCTCGATCGAGCCGACCGGGCGTACGACATTGATCCCCATGTCGCCGGAAAACGGTCTGAACTTCAGGCTCGCCAAATTGCTGCGAGAACTCAGCTTCGTCAGCTGGAAGCGAATGTGAAGGAACTTGGCGGAGATGAACTGGCACAGCTCGATGCACAGATTGCGGCGATGAGCCAGCCTGCCACGCATCCCCTCGCGGCTCAGTTCGGCTATCACAGCCAGATTGAATCGACTGCGGATCAGGCGAAATGGGTTCAGGTTGATCTGGGGCAATCCGAATCGATTATTGAAGTGCGAATCGTTGGCTGTCACGATGACTTCAATAACATCGGAGCGGGATTCGGCTTTCCGCTGCGTCTGAAAATTGAAGTCAGTGATGATGAATCTTTTTCCGGGTCTGTCACCTGTGTTCGAGACCACACACAGGATGAACTGAAGAATCCAGGCGTCACACCGCTACGAGTGACCTTCCCCGAAGTGCAGGGGCGATTCGTCCGCGTGACGGCGACACGGCTTGCAGAACGTCAGAATGACTTCATCTTTGCGCTGGCGGAATTGAGTGTCTTCGACGGGACGGGAGCCAATCTCGCTCAAGGCAAACCGGTGCGGGCACTCGATTCCATTGAAGCACCTCCTCGCTGGCAAAAATCCAATCTGGTCGATGGCTATTTTGTGGGTGTAGAGCCCTCGCACGAGGGTTCTCTGGCAGAACTCACTCAGCGCCGGGAAGAATTGCTGAAGAGTAAAGTTGATTCGTTGACGCGGAAGCGACTCTCGGACGTTCAACAGGAACTGGCTGAGACGACCGCTCAACTCGCCCGGCTGCCTGCGCAGCATCAGGTTTATTCGGGGATGGTCTATTCGGGAAGCGGGACGTTTACGGGGACCGGACCGTCAGGCGGGAAGCCACGCCCGATCCACGTGCTGGCCCGTGGTGATGTTCGTAAACCCCTGAAAGAAGTCGTACCCGGAGTCGTCCCGCTTCGTCAGGATCAACCGGGAGAATTGGTCCTGCCCGAAGATCATTCCGAAGGTCAGCGGCGGGTGGCGTTCGCCCGGTGGATTACAGCGAATGAAAATCCGCTCACCTGGAGATCAATCGTCAATCGCCTTTGGCTCTATCATTTTGGACGGGGAATCGTCGATTCTCCCAATGATTTCGGACGCATGGGCCAGCTTCCTTCTCACCCGGAACTTCTTGACTGGCTGGCTATCGAATTTCGGGATGGGGGACAGAGTTTCAAGCGATTGCATCGGCTCATCCTGTGTAGCGCCACGTATCGACAGAGTAGTGGACTTGATCAAGGGGGCTCGCAGCCGACCTCTGCTACGCACCCCGGCGCTACGAGACCAGTGAACCCTGCGACAGTGGATGCCAGCAATGTCTATCTCTGGCGAATGAACCGTCGCCGGCTGGAGGCGGAATCGGTTCGAGATGCGGTATTACACATTTCGGGCAAACTGAATCCTCATCTGGGGGGACCTGCCTTTCAGGACTTTGTCGTCGAAAAGCCCGAACATTCACCTCACTATGAATATCAGCTTCATGATGCAGAAGATCCCAGGATTCATCGGCGTTCGGTTTACCGTTTTCTGGTTCGTTCCCAGCCACAGCCTTTCATGACGACACTGGATTGCGCCGATCCATCAATGAGCGTCGACAAACGGAACGAAACCGTCACCGCCCTTCAGGCACTCGCCATGTGGAACAACCGCCTGATGCTGACGATGGAAAAGTACATGGCACAACGCGTGGCCAGCGAGCAGCACGACTTGGCAGGCCAGGTTCGGACTGCGTTTCGACTGGCACTTTCCCGTTCGCCAACTCCATCAGAACTCGACGAACTGGTCGCCTATACGGAATCGCACGGATTGGACAGTCTCTGTCGCGTCCTCATGAATCTCAACGAGTTTGTTTTTATCGATTAACGCCGATCAAAATCACGTCACTTTTTTCGATCATTCTCCAACACTCTGCGTCGCAAGTTCGTAGTCATAGTGGAGGATGACTGATTGCGAAACACCATGACGCAACCGGACAACAGTCTTTCCGGACTGGACGACGCCGCCAGTGCGACTCAAGAGTCGCGGCTGGTGGAAGAGGCGCGCCGTGGGAGTCAATCCGCATTCGGTGAACTGGTTACGCGCTACGAAAGAAGGCTGATTCGGGTCATTTTGCAGTTTGTCAAAAGTCAGGAACTGGCAGAAGATCTGGCTCAGGAATCTTTCCTGAAAGCCTATCAGCGATTGGCTCAGTTCGACCCCGCTCGGCGCTTCGGTCCGTGGCTGTTTCGAATTGGTGTGAATCAGACATTAGATTACCTCCGCCGTCGAAAGCGGCGCGGGTGGTGGTTGCTGTTTTCCGAGCGAGGGACGGAACGTGATCCCGACCCTGCCGTCGCTGATCCGCGGCAGCAGTTGGATCTCGAACAGGAAGTCGCGGCGATCCTGGATCAGATTCCGGAAAACTACCGGATCGTTCTGATGCTGCGAGAATTGCAAAACTTTTCCACTTCGGAAATTGCAACGATACTGGAACGTAAGGAAGCGACTGTCCGCTGGAGGTTGGCTGAGGCCCGCGCACTGTTTCACGACTTGTGGGTCAAACGGCGGGACGGGCAGGGTAGAGATGCGAACGCTACTGAAGGACTTCGCCCACCAGTGGAGGGCGGCATTCAGACGGTGAATCGCTCGGAAAAACAAGACAAATTTGACGGTACAGAATTGCCAGGTGCATTCGATCCCCCTCCGAAATCCGGGGGGCCGAAACGACGAAAGGGTAAGGAATAATGGATTGTCGGCGTGCAAAAGAACTGCTTTCCCTTTGGGTAGGTCAGGACCTGCCTGATGCGGCGAGTAATGCCGATGTCGCCAGTCATTTAGCACAATGTCGGGATTGCGACCGGCACTTGAAGAGTTTGCAGGCGAGTATGGATGTGCTGCAGGCGTGTTCATCTCAGGCACGTGTCCCCGAATCCCGATCTGCCAGTCTGTGGCCGGGACTGGTCACAAAAATCTCTGACTGGGAAGAATCGCGTCGACGGGATCGATTCAATGGATGGGTCCCGGCGACCGTAATGAGTCTGGCCGTGATCCTGATGGTCGCTGTGTCGATTCCTTCGATTCATCAGGTCTTCTTCGGCGAAGACGTCGCCGAGTATTCGATGCCTGATCGATTTCTCGATCCGGAATTTGACATGTTGCGAGATCCTGAAGGGACGATTTCCATCCAGAAAACGCATCAGGTCACGCCTGTCAACTACGAAAAAGAGTCCTGGTAAACACCTCCTCGATCGCGGGCGTCGAAAACGGGCCGCGATCACTTCGTTTCTACCAGCGCGGGAACTGATGTCCCACCGGTTCCCGCCTCTGAATGACCCCGCCATTCTCCTTTGCACGACAGCGTCAATACCCGTGCACGTCTCCCTGACGCAGGGTTTCTGCTGCCTGATGAGAGGACGTGTTCCTCCGTCGCTCAACGGGGCGGCCAACTTTGAACCTCGTTGTTCCGCCGTTTGAATTCTTTCAAATGCGGTGTCGCTGGGCGACTGTTGTCGACAGAAATCAACCGACTCGCCTGGAGCGCGCCCAAACATTCCAACCCTGCTGTACCGCGCTGTCAGGAGAGGTGAACTTGCGATGCACCTCAAGGGGAACCTCACAACCCCAATTAACAACTCGTTCATCTTCGTGAGCATCGCTCGTCAGCGAAGTCATCCATTCCACTGAGAACGGGGTAGACAAGCACGATCGATTTGCGTGGTATATCCCGACGAGCACTTTGAGTAGACCACGACTCCATCAGCCCCCCGCAGCGACCTCGCGACGTTCTGGTTCCGGCTTCTGCGAAGGGGAAGTCGATGGAAACACGTTCCGCGGTGACAACGCATCGGCGGGACCTGGTTGTGGTGGTGCTTCAGGTTCACGTGGCATTTGAATGTAGGTGGGGTAAAGCAACCGCTTCGATTCCGCCAACAGGAAGTCAACATTCATAAACGGATCGGGGCCGACGTCGTGCCACCGGATCTTTCCATCCGCATCGATCAATACTGTGGCGTGCAGTGGAGCATCTTCGAAATCATCAAAGGCATGATAAGTCTTGAAGGTTTCCAGTGAGCCATCGGAGACAAGCTTGAACGGCATCTCCCCTTCGGATTTGTAACGTTCCTGCGATTTCTTTAAGTTCACAACATTGTCGGAACTGATTGCAATCATCGAAATCCCTGCCGCCTCAAAATCCTTGAATTTGGGAGCGAATGCTTTCAGCTGTTCGGCACAGTGCAGGCATCCATAGCCCAGGTAGAAAATTGCGATGAAGGGCTTACCCCGGAAGTCGGCCAGCGAATGGAGCTGTCCTTCCCCATCGGGCAGAGTCCATGACGGTGCTGCACTTGGTTGCCACGTAGAGGGGCCAAGCGTTGTCAGGTCGGGCAACTCGGCGGCGTTCCGAGCGACGGGTAACTTCTGTCGCCAGTCAGTACCAAACCCGAACTCCTGGGCAATCGGCAGCAAGCGAGCGAACGGAGGCAAATCAAGATCGATCGCTCCGGAAATTGCACGGAGTGATTCAAATGTCTGCCGGGCCTCGTCTTTCATCCCCTGCCGCCAAAGTAGCTGAGTCAACGCCGCCAAAGGTCGGACCTGATTCTTGCTCTTTCCGACCCAGTCTCGCAGTCGCTTCAAGGCGGCTTCCGTTTTTCCAGCCAGCACCTCGATGTCCGCGAGGTAAGCTTCGTCGACGTCGTGAGCTTTCGTCAGCCGTTCCAGGCCAGCGGTGTACTTCGCCTGGGCGACCATGATCAGTCCCTGCAGCTCGTCGACGGCTCGTTCGAGGACGCGCCGTCGTTCTGCAGTTGGTTGCATCGCCTCTTTCTTCTTCGCTTCAACGGCTTTGGCGTCGGCCCCCTCGAAACGAGCCTTCGCGACTGCTTCATCGGCTGCCGTGTCTGCTTCATGTCGCAGTTTCTGCAGGCGTCGCTCGAGAATTGCCAATTGGATTCGGCCGTTCTCGACATCATCTTTTCGCAGATAAGCCCGCCCCAGGTGACGGAAATATTTGATCTGTTCTGTTTCGTCTTCGGTGGGGGGAAGTTTCTGTGTCTTCGCGTCAGCGATCAGTGCGTCCCACAGTTCGAACTGGGAATAGATCTGAAACAGCCTCATTCGTCCGAAGTGAGCACTCTTGCCCCCCGGAAAATTGTTGTATTTCGGATGCTGTGGCAGTTCGATGGTGTTGCGGGACAGCGTGATTGCATCATGCACCCGGCCGATGTACTGCAGGTTTCGGACGAGCCACTCATTGTTGTGGGCGAAGTTGTGAATCCGGTCGGGGAAGATCATGTCACGCATCATGTAGGCATGATCGGTGCGGGCCGACGCTTCCTGGTGCCAGACGGCGTCGAAATAGCGATTCAGCTCACTGAACGTGTGCCCGGACATGTGCCACATATGGGCAATCCCCGGTGCTGACAAGCCACACCGTTCCGCCGAGTTCACCGCCAGGGTTGCTTTATCATTGTCCCACAGATGAACCCGGTAGTGATGGACCGGGTGATAGGGATTCTCTGCCAGCACCTCTTTCAGAACGGCGTCAATTGCGAAAAAGCTCGCTGCCTCCAGATCCCCTTTGTTCTGCCACAGTGCCTGACCCAGCATCGCTTTGGCTTCCAGGTCATCCGGGTAGCGATAGATAATTTCCTCGATCGCGTGGACGTAATTCCTGGCACGGTCCTTCTTCTTTTTCTCGTCCCCGGCGTCAGCCTTGTACCAGGCGTCGAGGGCGTCGATGTAGCGCCGTTCGCGATCGGTCGCTTTCTCT is from Schlesneria sp. DSM 10557 and encodes:
- a CDS encoding NAD(P)-dependent alcohol dehydrogenase, encoding MSVINAWVGKSAGQKFVREQIDLGPLGAEEVEVQVENCGICHSDLSVLNDEWGMSRYPAILGHEVIGRVVEIGSAAKGLKVGQHVGVGWNAGSCQHCRSCKSGSHHLCAQAQPTIIGHYGGFASRVRSHWSWAIPLPEGLDSKEAGPLLCGGITVFNPLAMYAKPTSRVGVVGIGGLGHLGLKFAKAYGCHVTAFTSNESKFDEARGFGAHQVVSSRDAAGIQKLAGTLDLLIITTNVPLDWDSLIGTLGPNGRMHFVGAIQQPVPVSAIRLIFGQQQVSGSPTGSPVAIENMLEFAARHSITPQTEHFPMAQINEAFDRLKAGKARYRIVLDADF
- a CDS encoding DUF1549 domain-containing protein — its product is MNRPRHTRNRCRLPADFRLARPALVVGILILTLRGAVLLGADAESEQVDFVRDIQPILASRCVDCHGEKSSKSGLRLDVKSTALAGGDSGTVIVPGESSRSQLLERIRSTEADRMPPEGDPLSPAEIELIQRWIDQGAAWPDGVDKAKLADKYDWWSLKPLVRPGIPSAGQQARFSSPIDAFIVARLQQIGLQLSPEADRRTLARRLYFDLTGLPPDPDEVDAFVADTDPNAYENLVDRLLASPHYGERWARHWLDVVHYGDTHGYDKDKPRPNAWPYRDYVIRAFNTDKPYAQFIHEQLAGDILAPFDADAVTATGFIAAGPWDFIGHAEVPESKTDGMIARMLDRDDMVSNACNTFLSLTVQCARCHNHKFDPVVQEDYYRLQAIFAALDRADRAYDIDPHVAGKRSELQARQIAARTQLRQLEANVKELGGDELAQLDAQIAAMSQPATHPLAAQFGYHSQIESTADQAKWVQVDLGQSESIIEVRIVGCHDDFNNIGAGFGFPLRLKIEVSDDESFSGSVTCVRDHTQDELKNPGVTPLRVTFPEVQGRFVRVTATRLAERQNDFIFALAELSVFDGTGANLAQGKPVRALDSIEAPPRWQKSNLVDGYFVGVEPSHEGSLAELTQRREELLKSKVDSLTRKRLSDVQQELAETTAQLARLPAQHQVYSGMVYSGSGTFTGTGPSGGKPRPIHVLARGDVRKPLKEVVPGVVPLRQDQPGELVLPEDHSEGQRRVAFARWITANENPLTWRSIVNRLWLYHFGRGIVDSPNDFGRMGQLPSHPELLDWLAIEFRDGGQSFKRLHRLILCSATYRQSSGLDQGGSQPTSATHPGATRPVNPATVDASNVYLWRMNRRRLEAESVRDAVLHISGKLNPHLGGPAFQDFVVEKPEHSPHYEYQLHDAEDPRIHRRSVYRFLVRSQPQPFMTTLDCADPSMSVDKRNETVTALQALAMWNNRLMLTMEKYMAQRVASEQHDLAGQVRTAFRLALSRSPTPSELDELVAYTESHGLDSLCRVLMNLNEFVFID
- a CDS encoding RNA polymerase sigma factor, which produces MRNTMTQPDNSLSGLDDAASATQESRLVEEARRGSQSAFGELVTRYERRLIRVILQFVKSQELAEDLAQESFLKAYQRLAQFDPARRFGPWLFRIGVNQTLDYLRRRKRRGWWLLFSERGTERDPDPAVADPRQQLDLEQEVAAILDQIPENYRIVLMLRELQNFSTSEIATILERKEATVRWRLAEARALFHDLWVKRRDGQGRDANATEGLRPPVEGGIQTVNRSEKQDKFDGTELPGAFDPPPKSGGPKRRKGKE
- a CDS encoding anti-sigma factor translates to MDCRRAKELLSLWVGQDLPDAASNADVASHLAQCRDCDRHLKSLQASMDVLQACSSQARVPESRSASLWPGLVTKISDWEESRRRDRFNGWVPATVMSLAVILMVAVSIPSIHQVFFGEDVAEYSMPDRFLDPEFDMLRDPEGTISIQKTHQVTPVNYEKESW
- a CDS encoding redoxin domain-containing protein codes for the protein MSINAFVVFAVVALSNAESAGPSDALAPANVTAPGHSMHGEAFDEGPRRAATLLGTTGRVTFPISTTQPRVQQFFNQGIGQLHGFWYFEAERSFRQAAMLDPDCAMTYFGMALSNTNNSSRAKGFIAEAVKRKEKATDRERRYIDALDAWYKADAGDEKKKKDRARNYVHAIEEIIYRYPDDLEAKAMLGQALWQNKGDLEAASFFAIDAVLKEVLAENPYHPVHHYRVHLWDNDKATLAVNSAERCGLSAPGIAHMWHMSGHTFSELNRYFDAVWHQEASARTDHAYMMRDMIFPDRIHNFAHNNEWLVRNLQYIGRVHDAITLSRNTIELPQHPKYNNFPGGKSAHFGRMRLFQIYSQFELWDALIADAKTQKLPPTEDETEQIKYFRHLGRAYLRKDDVENGRIQLAILERRLQKLRHEADTAADEAVAKARFEGADAKAVEAKKKEAMQPTAERRRVLERAVDELQGLIMVAQAKYTAGLERLTKAHDVDEAYLADIEVLAGKTEAALKRLRDWVGKSKNQVRPLAALTQLLWRQGMKDEARQTFESLRAISGAIDLDLPPFARLLPIAQEFGFGTDWRQKLPVARNAAELPDLTTLGPSTWQPSAAPSWTLPDGEGQLHSLADFRGKPFIAIFYLGYGCLHCAEQLKAFAPKFKDFEAAGISMIAISSDNVVNLKKSQERYKSEGEMPFKLVSDGSLETFKTYHAFDDFEDAPLHATVLIDADGKIRWHDVGPDPFMNVDFLLAESKRLLYPTYIQMPREPEAPPQPGPADALSPRNVFPSTSPSQKPEPERREVAAGG